One window of Azospirillaceae bacterium genomic DNA carries:
- a CDS encoding DUF1442 domain-containing protein, whose product MYLDQKIIAVLQTYHDLIGEERARPREEVPGGRDGGQDRRMRAVGPETGRVLNILARSLKAPTILELGTSFGYSGIWLGEAARATGGRLITMELHDYKSDVAQEMAGKAGLSDHIDFRVGDAVQMIGDLAQGVDFVLVDLWKDLYVPCLEAFYPKLNPGAIIVADNMLRPGDEGVRAYGRAIRAKPGITSVLLPVGTGIEVSRFEP is encoded by the coding sequence ATGTATTTGGACCAGAAGATCATCGCGGTGCTGCAAACCTATCACGACCTGATCGGTGAGGAACGCGCCCGGCCGCGTGAGGAGGTGCCGGGCGGCCGCGACGGCGGCCAGGACCGGCGCATGCGGGCCGTGGGGCCGGAGACCGGGCGGGTGCTGAACATCCTGGCGCGCAGCCTGAAGGCGCCCACCATCCTGGAACTGGGCACGTCCTTCGGTTATTCCGGCATCTGGCTGGGGGAGGCGGCGCGCGCCACCGGCGGCCGGCTGATCACCATGGAGTTGCACGACTACAAGTCCGACGTGGCGCAGGAGATGGCGGGCAAGGCCGGCCTGTCCGACCATATCGACTTCCGCGTGGGGGATGCCGTGCAGATGATCGGCGACCTGGCGCAGGGCGTGGACTTCGTGCTGGTCGATCTGTGGAAGGATCTCTACGTGCCCTGCCTTGAGGCCTTCTATCCCAAGCTCAATCCCGGCGCCATCATCGTGGCCGACAACATGCTGCGCCCGGGGGATGAGGGCGTGCGGGCCTATGGCCGCGCCATCCGGGCCAAGCCCGGGATCACCAGCGTGCTGTTGCCGGTCGGCACCGGCATCGAGGTCTCACGGTTCGAGCCCTGA
- a CDS encoding phospholipase C, phosphocholine-specific: MIDMPTSNRRLFLKAASAAALNVGLMPAGIRQALALPARRVTGTLRDVEHVIILMQENRSFDHYFGTLRGVRGYNDPRAIQLPTGKAVWHQPVTAGSADAILPFRLNTGTTSADCMKSLDHSWKGSHDLWKHHDAWIPVKGPLTMGHLTREDLPYYHALADAFTLCDAYHCSIHGPTGPNRLYLFSGTSGLAAGHPGLQTVSNIDDGNWTADMGKDDPTFPGFGWTPYSARLTAAGVSWKVYQEYDNFGDNPLGCFPTYRGLDKASKDYACARAWVPGSTPENAEGTNGEHLVKAFADDVMADRLPSVSWIVAPFKMCEHPDAPPAYGEVLTAQLVAALAANPEVWAKTAFILNYDENDGFFDHVAPPLPALDRAQGDSTVSVEGENYQGTPVGLGPRVPLMVISPWTRGGWINSQVFDHTSVIRFLEARFGVKDPNITPWRRAVCGDLTSLFDFHDPNAFQADTLPDTSAYRGRSDASCKLAPPEVPADQAMPRQEPGARPARALPYVLHVHSRTESGGLTLAFVNEGKAGAVFAVRDLAGSAGPWHYTVEPGKRLEGHWPAEAGRLAVYGPNGFLREFHGDGVIAEAAYDVAGQHLRLALRNPGTVPLTLTVRNAYGEASARSHTLAPGAMVTDAWDIAGAGCWYDLEVTCAEHPDFRRRLAGHMETGRPSISDPALG; the protein is encoded by the coding sequence ATGATCGACATGCCCACCAGCAACCGGCGCCTGTTCCTGAAGGCGGCCTCGGCCGCCGCCCTTAACGTCGGCCTGATGCCCGCCGGCATCCGCCAGGCCCTGGCCCTGCCCGCCCGGCGGGTCACCGGCACCCTGCGCGATGTGGAGCATGTCATCATCCTGATGCAGGAGAACCGGTCCTTCGACCATTATTTCGGCACCCTGCGCGGCGTGCGGGGGTACAACGACCCCCGCGCCATCCAGTTGCCCACGGGCAAGGCCGTATGGCACCAGCCGGTGACGGCGGGATCGGCCGACGCCATCCTGCCCTTCCGCCTGAACACCGGCACCACCAGCGCCGACTGCATGAAAAGCCTGGATCACAGTTGGAAGGGCAGCCACGATTTGTGGAAGCACCACGACGCCTGGATCCCGGTGAAGGGCCCCCTGACCATGGGCCACCTGACGCGTGAGGATTTGCCCTACTACCACGCCCTGGCCGACGCCTTCACCCTGTGCGACGCCTACCACTGTTCCATCCATGGGCCCACGGGGCCCAACCGGCTGTACCTGTTCTCCGGCACCAGCGGCCTGGCAGCGGGCCATCCCGGCCTTCAGACCGTCAGCAACATTGATGACGGCAACTGGACGGCCGACATGGGCAAGGATGATCCCACCTTCCCCGGCTTTGGCTGGACGCCCTATTCGGCGCGCCTGACGGCAGCGGGCGTCAGTTGGAAGGTCTATCAGGAATACGACAATTTCGGCGACAACCCGCTGGGCTGCTTCCCCACCTACCGTGGCCTGGACAAGGCCTCGAAAGATTACGCCTGCGCCCGCGCCTGGGTCCCGGGCTCCACCCCTGAGAACGCCGAAGGCACCAATGGCGAGCATCTGGTGAAGGCATTCGCCGACGATGTCATGGCCGACCGCCTGCCCTCCGTCTCCTGGATCGTGGCGCCGTTCAAGATGTGTGAGCACCCAGACGCCCCGCCCGCCTATGGCGAGGTGCTGACGGCGCAACTGGTGGCCGCCCTGGCCGCCAATCCGGAGGTCTGGGCCAAGACCGCCTTCATCCTGAACTATGACGAGAACGACGGCTTCTTCGACCACGTGGCCCCACCCCTGCCCGCGCTGGACCGCGCTCAGGGCGACAGCACCGTCAGCGTGGAGGGCGAAAACTATCAGGGCACGCCCGTCGGCCTGGGCCCCCGCGTGCCCCTGATGGTCATCTCCCCCTGGACGCGGGGCGGCTGGATCAATTCGCAAGTGTTCGACCACACCTCCGTCATTCGCTTTCTGGAGGCGCGCTTCGGCGTGAAGGATCCGAACATCACCCCCTGGCGTCGCGCCGTCTGCGGCGACCTGACCAGCCTGTTCGATTTCCACGATCCCAACGCCTTCCAGGCCGACACCCTGCCCGACACCAGCGCCTATCGCGGGCGCAGCGACGCGTCCTGCAAGCTGGCGCCGCCGGAAGTGCCGGCCGACCAGGCCATGCCCCGCCAAGAGCCCGGCGCCCGGCCGGCCCGCGCCCTGCCCTACGTCCTGCACGTGCACAGCCGGACGGAATCGGGCGGCCTGACCTTGGCCTTTGTCAACGAGGGCAAGGCTGGCGCCGTCTTCGCCGTGCGCGACTTGGCCGGCAGCGCCGGGCCCTGGCACTACACGGTGGAGCCCGGGAAGCGGCTGGAAGGCCATTGGCCCGCCGAGGCCGGCCGGCTGGCGGTCTACGGCCCCAACGGCTTCCTGCGGGAATTCCATGGCGACGGCGTGATCGCCGAGGCCGCGTACGATGTCGCCGGCCAGCATTTGCGCCTGGCACTGCGCAATCCCGGCACCGTGCCGCTGACCCTGACGGTGCGTAACGCTTATGGCGAAGCGTCCGCCCGCAGTCACACCCTGGCCCCCGGCGCCATGGTCACCGACGCCTGGGACATCGCCGGCGCCGGTTGCTGGTACGACCTGGAGGTCACCTGCGCCGAGCATCCGGACTTTCGCCGGCGCCTGGCCGGCCATATGGAGACCGGACGGCCGAGCATCAGCGACCCGGCCCTGGGCTGA
- a CDS encoding TonB-dependent receptor, translating into MLKDVLLCGAMAAALLAAPTIHAADAATPTPASAEAATAAAGDASDLQEILVFANRDQADNGKMRASNTVDIMSAADLEHTAVHNVAEALGLLPGITVSNTGQSVAGGIDGASRGEGMLVAIRGMNSEFALDTINGVEVAQGLPYSRSVQLDLLPPSGLQTIVVNKTLDASMSGAAISGTVDFRTPTAFDFDQPLHFSVQGGARLESRARDYGNNGLGGNTAAEIASQFGRDRQFGIYVSGYYDKRYFTNSEMAGIDSAHNDGGWGFAVSSTADGSTNPKGVDPASNLRQTGISVGVSDGFTERYGGNLSLDWHPDDTTSIFLRGSFARENAEQDSTLSQIISTSKSWNALPSGLYGLSVDKYRTSVWYETNPERADLSTIQLGGEKKLGGFTLSPTVFFSAADNDRPNHIEASIRNDQYSSAAQFSSGIAGMGTSGGFPVPVLSSAMYNALNNAGDTLWARRAGELTQQGSRQDKYGAKLDGRYDFSDEGPLSFIKAGVKYVEDTRQVTNRDWTNAYFSDLGYPNSTWSSLGISNGSYSSVFPGQYNWSVPKVNQQALLKYFYANQTASSFDTCNSNYVDNENCNTLKGREQVTSAYLMGDMQFGQVEVIPGIRFEHMDIHNTFWQLNSDGVTVGHWANSATTYNEPLPSLLVNWRPDQDSVYRASVTRSYTPPALVQLGASSTVSTSADTGVKTITEGNPNLKPIESTNFDVSGEWHSNQGGVASVALYYKRLSNYLFDNGSTLVNPYTTTSDLVSISQPKNGGSGDVYGMELSFRQKMNTVFSGWMSGFAVGGNLTRQWSMVDTGITGLDTDQPIQNAPNWLANATLSYEIAGFSADLTYNYTGSYLAYYDYLGQGGSWDNMWVRPTNRLDLHVGYKFDNGFSVDGSVSNLTGNYTYWAHIGRQSLTLSNIVDSGTTSLLTVKYTY; encoded by the coding sequence ATGCTCAAGGACGTCCTGCTGTGCGGCGCCATGGCCGCCGCCCTGCTGGCCGCACCGACCATCCATGCCGCCGACGCCGCCACCCCAACCCCGGCCTCAGCCGAAGCCGCGACGGCGGCCGCCGGCGACGCCAGCGACCTTCAGGAAATCCTGGTCTTCGCCAACCGCGACCAAGCCGACAACGGCAAGATGCGGGCGTCCAACACGGTGGACATCATGTCCGCCGCCGATCTGGAACACACCGCCGTGCATAACGTGGCGGAAGCGCTGGGCCTGCTGCCCGGCATCACCGTCAGCAACACCGGCCAGTCGGTGGCGGGCGGCATCGACGGCGCCTCGCGCGGCGAAGGCATGCTGGTCGCCATCCGGGGCATGAACTCCGAATTCGCGCTCGACACCATCAACGGCGTGGAGGTGGCGCAGGGCCTGCCCTACAGCCGCAGCGTCCAGCTGGATCTGCTGCCGCCGTCCGGCCTGCAGACCATCGTCGTCAACAAGACGCTGGACGCGTCGATGAGCGGGGCCGCCATTTCCGGCACCGTCGACTTCCGCACCCCCACCGCCTTCGACTTCGACCAGCCGCTGCACTTCAGCGTCCAGGGCGGCGCCCGCCTGGAAAGCCGCGCCCGCGACTATGGCAACAATGGCCTGGGCGGCAACACGGCGGCGGAAATCGCCAGCCAGTTCGGCCGTGACCGCCAGTTCGGCATCTATGTCAGCGGCTATTACGACAAGCGCTATTTCACCAACAGTGAAATGGCCGGCATCGACAGCGCCCACAACGACGGCGGCTGGGGCTTCGCCGTCAGCAGCACGGCCGACGGTTCCACCAACCCGAAGGGCGTGGACCCGGCGTCCAACCTGCGCCAGACCGGCATCAGCGTCGGCGTGTCCGACGGCTTCACCGAACGCTACGGCGGCAACCTGTCGCTGGACTGGCATCCGGACGACACCACGTCCATCTTCCTGCGCGGGTCCTTCGCGCGCGAGAACGCGGAGCAGGACAGCACGCTGAGCCAGATCATCAGCACCAGCAAAAGCTGGAACGCCCTGCCCAGCGGCCTCTACGGCCTGAGCGTGGACAAGTACCGCACGTCGGTCTGGTATGAGACCAATCCGGAACGCGCCGACCTGTCCACCATCCAGCTGGGTGGCGAGAAGAAGCTGGGCGGGTTCACCCTGTCGCCGACCGTGTTCTTCAGCGCCGCCGACAACGACCGCCCCAACCATATCGAGGCGTCGATCCGCAACGACCAGTACAGCAGTGCCGCGCAGTTCAGCAGCGGCATCGCCGGCATGGGCACCAGCGGCGGCTTCCCGGTGCCGGTGCTCAGCAGCGCCATGTACAACGCCCTGAACAACGCCGGCGACACCCTGTGGGCACGCCGCGCCGGTGAACTGACCCAGCAGGGCAGCCGCCAGGACAAGTACGGCGCCAAGCTGGACGGCCGTTACGACTTCAGCGACGAAGGCCCGCTATCCTTCATCAAGGCCGGCGTGAAGTATGTGGAGGACACCCGCCAGGTGACCAACCGCGACTGGACCAACGCCTATTTCTCTGACCTGGGTTACCCCAACAGCACCTGGTCCAGCCTGGGCATCAGCAACGGCAGCTATTCCTCGGTCTTCCCCGGCCAGTACAACTGGTCGGTGCCCAAGGTGAACCAGCAGGCGCTGCTGAAGTATTTCTATGCCAACCAGACGGCCAGCAGCTTCGACACCTGCAACAGCAACTATGTCGATAACGAGAACTGCAACACCCTGAAGGGGCGTGAGCAGGTCACGTCCGCCTACCTGATGGGCGACATGCAGTTCGGCCAGGTGGAGGTCATTCCCGGCATCCGCTTTGAGCACATGGACATCCACAACACCTTCTGGCAGCTGAACAGCGATGGCGTCACCGTCGGCCACTGGGCCAACAGCGCCACCACCTATAACGAGCCGCTGCCCAGCCTGCTGGTGAACTGGCGTCCGGACCAGGACAGCGTCTACCGCGCCTCCGTCACCCGGTCCTACACCCCGCCGGCCCTGGTGCAGCTGGGCGCCTCCTCCACCGTATCGACCAGCGCCGACACGGGCGTGAAGACCATCACCGAGGGCAACCCCAACCTGAAGCCGATCGAGAGCACCAACTTCGACGTCTCGGGCGAATGGCACAGCAACCAGGGCGGCGTCGCCTCGGTCGCGCTGTACTACAAGCGGCTGTCGAACTACCTGTTCGACAACGGTTCCACCCTGGTGAACCCCTACACCACCACCAGCGACCTGGTCAGCATCAGCCAGCCCAAGAACGGCGGCAGCGGCGACGTCTACGGCATGGAACTGTCGTTCCGGCAGAAGATGAACACCGTGTTCAGCGGCTGGATGTCCGGCTTCGCCGTGGGCGGCAACCTGACCCGCCAGTGGTCGATGGTGGATACCGGCATCACCGGCCTGGATACCGACCAGCCCATCCAGAACGCGCCCAACTGGCTGGCCAACGCCACCCTGTCGTATGAGATCGCCGGCTTCTCCGCCGACCTGACCTACAACTACACCGGATCGTACCTGGCCTATTACGATTACCTGGGCCAGGGCGGCAGCTGGGACAACATGTGGGTGCGGCCGACCAACCGCCTGGACCTGCATGTCGGGTACAAGTTCGACAACGGTTTCAGCGTCGATGGATCCGTGTCCAACCTGACCGGCAACTACACCTACTGGGCGCACATCGGGCGCCAGAGCCTGACCCTGTCCAACATCGTCGACAGCGGCACGACCTCGCTGCTGACGGTCAAGTACACCTACTAA
- a CDS encoding RNA polymerase sigma factor yields the protein MDRHAENHAFEDADSADLEAHQSLLRGYFARRIRQTQDVDDYVQDVYLRALAAAPSRGVENWRAFLLRVANNLLVDRFRRNATRHHDAHQALDDVGELTDENGHSPEHTAMMRQELACLEAALRTVDPLARHAFLLVRVDGLSHREVAGRLGLEVKMVSRHIERVLAHLARTLVEPTR from the coding sequence ATGGACAGGCACGCCGAGAACCACGCCTTCGAGGACGCGGACAGCGCCGACCTTGAGGCGCACCAGTCGCTGCTGCGTGGCTATTTCGCCCGCCGGATCCGGCAGACGCAGGACGTGGACGACTATGTCCAGGACGTCTATCTGCGCGCGCTGGCCGCCGCCCCCTCACGCGGGGTGGAGAACTGGCGCGCCTTCCTGCTGCGCGTGGCCAACAACCTGCTGGTCGACCGCTTCCGCCGCAACGCCACCCGCCATCACGACGCCCACCAGGCGCTGGACGATGTCGGTGAACTGACGGATGAGAACGGCCACAGCCCCGAACACACCGCCATGATGCGCCAGGAACTGGCCTGCCTGGAGGCTGCCTTGCGCACCGTCGATCCCCTGGCCCGCCACGCCTTCCTGCTGGTGCGCGTCGATGGCTTGAGCCACCGCGAGGTGGCCGGCCGCCTGGGCCTTGAGGTCAAAATGGTATCCCGTCACATCGAACGCGTCCTGGCCCACCTGGCCCGCACGTTGGTGGAGCCGACGCGTTGA
- a CDS encoding FecR domain-containing protein gives MTPTDIDNAILESAAAWMRRIRKGELGLEDKRALQAWLAADIRHVAALDLVTQAWTVSGAIDDKGPLRPDLMRARGLRLADGRTRPHRQPRRRLVWMPTAVGLATALAVVLVWLWNGAVSEADYVTAAHDRPQVTLSDGTVMRLGGLTHLHVRIDPLGRRVDLSEGEAEFQVTHEAMRPFHVLAGGIEVRDIGTRFTVTAHGTQVRAVLQEGAAEIRDRASGRVLLQLKPGQQAEQDGAGPVRLAQADLAKVAAKQDGRMLFDDMPLSQVLPEVAARTGIILRLEDPALGAIRVSGSYRTDDITGFLAALARLHPITWKQDANGDYRIARRR, from the coding sequence TTGACGCCCACGGACATTGATAACGCCATCCTGGAAAGTGCCGCCGCCTGGATGCGCCGCATCCGCAAGGGCGAGTTGGGCCTTGAGGACAAGCGGGCGCTGCAAGCCTGGCTGGCGGCGGACATCCGCCATGTCGCAGCATTGGACCTGGTGACCCAGGCCTGGACGGTCAGCGGCGCCATCGACGATAAGGGCCCCCTGCGGCCGGACCTGATGCGGGCCCGCGGCCTGCGCCTGGCCGACGGCCGCACCCGCCCCCACCGGCAGCCCCGGCGGCGCCTGGTGTGGATGCCGACGGCGGTTGGCCTCGCCACCGCCCTGGCGGTGGTGCTGGTCTGGCTGTGGAACGGCGCGGTCAGCGAGGCCGATTATGTCACCGCCGCCCACGACCGGCCGCAGGTCACGCTGTCGGACGGCACGGTGATGCGCCTGGGCGGCCTGACCCACCTGCACGTGCGCATCGACCCGCTGGGCCGCCGGGTTGACCTGTCGGAGGGCGAGGCCGAGTTCCAGGTGACGCATGAGGCCATGCGCCCCTTCCACGTCCTGGCCGGCGGCATCGAGGTGCGCGACATCGGCACCCGCTTCACCGTCACCGCCCACGGAACCCAGGTGCGTGCCGTGTTGCAGGAGGGGGCGGCCGAGATCCGCGACCGGGCCAGCGGCCGGGTACTGTTGCAGCTGAAACCGGGGCAGCAGGCGGAGCAGGACGGCGCCGGCCCCGTGCGCCTGGCCCAGGCCGACCTGGCTAAGGTGGCGGCGAAACAGGATGGCCGCATGCTGTTCGACGACATGCCCCTGTCGCAGGTGCTGCCGGAGGTGGCGGCCCGCACCGGCATCATCCTGCGGCTGGAGGATCCGGCCCTGGGCGCCATCCGGGTCAGCGGCAGCTATCGCACCGACGATATCACCGGTTTCCTGGCCGCCTTGGCCCGCCTGCATCCCATCACCTGGAAACAGGATGCGAATGGGGATTACCGGATTGCCCGCCGCCGGTAA
- a CDS encoding TonB-dependent receptor, which translates to MPAAGKPIHADAARRVTRWPAVPLMLSCSLLALRPEGAMAAAGYAVTAQPLGAALLDLARQAGRDVLFRPELVQGCQAPAVSGVNDFETAVARLIGGCHLRYRLGDGGAIELERQPVAATVLPAMSTGPAPEVLIIRAPARGIALPASGITGLTEVLSGDQMHEHADQTLAESLGRLAGVNVLVTSLQGDLGGIDRAARGEGQFAAVRGLDSAYSVTRLDGVAVAQSMPYSRAVQLSLLPPLAMEGVELTKTPDASDDGDATAGQFDLHLASALESGEHTRLLVQGNADQQSLELGRPGAGGLATLDIARQFGPDHSLGLALNAYYGRNRFASVEQSYQSTQFEYRITDASGHVPAGMDPANDLLPTSLNIQYSEGETRRWGGSLAGDWQPSDSFHAFAHVTVATADTDQEVYQMGFQGGRDATFLTRTALGDGLYETSSVKTQVHYWFETNPDTATLGTAQLGGDWRDGALTLSPRLFYTWGENGRPQHIEMSFWNPTTTTVAQGLSLSNRDGYPVITGPAGAQALARDVENLPVSNQGQITSLSSQQQRLGGALDGKLKLGPDAVLEAGFKITDSHRDSYRRDQEGQLVGGLGAVDAGTTVADLARVGLRAGTLATTLAGVYDYAFPLINADRLAALYKARDAGATWTADDWNANTLSGGERTVAAYAQARLTFGDWEVLPGFRAEFSDIDSTYWLSGNNGVPADGVNYGWNRSDSHFAALLPRVLARWQPDVQSTYRAAIWTSQSAPAPYQLAGNATVTQDGDGVLTITKGNPNLQAVDGVNFDLSGTWQWTGAGIGATGMGAEGGGHLELALFHKRLMHYLYDAGGNLAVDSSTSDQTTHLSIPANGGTAKLTGAELSLEQRLAVLAPALPSGIADVVSRFGVAGTLSWETTAVRLDNADLDTVERVQYAPRWLASLQLRYDQDRVHAALDYRWADDYVQSYGTASVSGGGVTMAGSALDTWVRPSRRLDFSTAYDAGGGLSARLTVRNLAGNLAYRTSIGRHSDAVLQTIDAGRSFELGLQQDF; encoded by the coding sequence TTGCCCGCCGCCGGTAAGCCCATCCACGCCGATGCCGCCCGCCGCGTCACACGGTGGCCGGCGGTGCCGCTGATGCTGTCGTGCAGCCTGCTGGCCCTGCGGCCCGAGGGCGCGATGGCGGCGGCCGGCTATGCCGTGACGGCCCAGCCCCTGGGGGCGGCCCTGCTGGACCTGGCGCGCCAGGCCGGCCGCGACGTGCTGTTCCGTCCGGAACTGGTGCAGGGCTGCCAGGCGCCGGCCGTCAGCGGCGTCAATGATTTCGAGACGGCGGTGGCCCGGCTGATCGGCGGCTGTCATCTGCGCTATCGCCTGGGCGACGGCGGCGCCATTGAGCTGGAACGCCAGCCGGTGGCCGCCACCGTCCTGCCCGCAATGTCCACCGGCCCGGCACCGGAAGTGCTGATCATCAGGGCGCCGGCCCGGGGAATCGCCCTGCCGGCATCCGGCATCACCGGCCTGACGGAGGTGCTGAGCGGCGACCAAATGCATGAGCACGCCGACCAGACCCTGGCGGAAAGTCTGGGCCGGCTGGCCGGCGTCAACGTGCTGGTGACATCCTTGCAAGGGGATCTGGGCGGCATCGACCGGGCGGCGCGCGGCGAGGGCCAGTTCGCCGCCGTACGCGGGCTGGACAGCGCCTATAGCGTCACCCGGCTGGACGGCGTGGCGGTGGCGCAAAGCATGCCCTACAGCCGGGCGGTGCAACTGAGCCTGCTGCCCCCGCTGGCGATGGAGGGGGTGGAACTGACCAAGACGCCAGACGCCAGCGACGACGGCGATGCCACCGCCGGCCAGTTCGACCTGCATCTCGCCTCCGCCCTGGAAAGTGGGGAGCACACCCGCCTGCTGGTGCAGGGCAATGCGGACCAGCAATCCCTGGAACTGGGCCGGCCCGGCGCCGGCGGCCTGGCCACCCTGGACATCGCCCGGCAGTTCGGGCCCGACCACAGCCTGGGCCTGGCGCTGAACGCCTATTACGGCCGCAACCGCTTCGCCAGCGTGGAGCAGTCCTATCAGTCCACCCAGTTCGAATACCGCATCACCGATGCCAGCGGCCATGTGCCGGCCGGCATGGATCCGGCCAATGACCTGCTGCCCACCTCCCTCAACATCCAATACTCGGAAGGGGAAACCCGGCGCTGGGGCGGCAGCCTGGCCGGAGACTGGCAGCCCAGCGACAGCTTCCACGCCTTCGCCCACGTGACGGTGGCGACCGCCGACACGGACCAGGAGGTCTACCAGATGGGTTTCCAGGGTGGGCGCGACGCCACCTTCCTGACCCGCACCGCCTTGGGCGACGGCCTGTATGAGACCAGCAGCGTCAAGACCCAGGTGCATTACTGGTTCGAGACCAACCCCGACACCGCCACCCTGGGCACGGCGCAGTTGGGCGGCGACTGGCGAGACGGCGCCCTGACCCTGTCGCCCCGCCTGTTCTACACCTGGGGCGAAAACGGCCGGCCGCAGCATATCGAGATGTCGTTCTGGAACCCGACCACCACCACCGTGGCGCAGGGGCTGAGCCTGAGCAATCGCGACGGCTATCCCGTCATCACCGGGCCGGCCGGGGCGCAGGCCCTGGCCCGCGACGTGGAAAACCTGCCCGTCTCCAACCAGGGGCAGATCACCAGCCTGTCCAGCCAGCAGCAGCGATTGGGCGGCGCCCTGGACGGCAAGCTGAAACTGGGCCCCGACGCCGTGCTGGAGGCCGGGTTCAAGATCACCGACAGCCATCGCGACAGCTATCGCCGCGACCAGGAGGGGCAGCTGGTGGGCGGGCTGGGTGCGGTGGACGCCGGCACCACCGTGGCCGACCTGGCGCGGGTGGGCCTGCGCGCCGGCACGCTGGCCACCACCCTGGCCGGCGTCTATGACTACGCCTTCCCCCTGATCAACGCCGACCGGCTGGCCGCGCTGTACAAGGCGCGCGATGCCGGCGCCACCTGGACCGCCGACGACTGGAACGCCAACACGCTGAGCGGTGGTGAACGCACGGTGGCGGCCTATGCCCAGGCGCGGCTGACCTTCGGGGATTGGGAGGTTCTGCCCGGGTTCCGGGCGGAATTCTCCGACATCGACAGCACCTATTGGCTTTCGGGTAACAACGGCGTGCCGGCCGATGGCGTGAACTATGGCTGGAACCGCAGCGACAGCCATTTCGCGGCCTTGCTGCCCCGGGTGCTGGCCCGCTGGCAGCCCGACGTCCAATCCACCTATCGCGCCGCCATCTGGACCAGCCAGAGCGCCCCCGCCCCCTATCAGCTGGCGGGCAACGCCACCGTCACCCAGGACGGCGACGGCGTGCTGACCATCACCAAGGGCAATCCCAACCTGCAGGCGGTGGACGGCGTGAACTTCGACCTGTCCGGCACCTGGCAATGGACGGGGGCCGGCATCGGCGCCACCGGCATGGGGGCGGAGGGCGGCGGCCACCTGGAACTGGCCCTCTTCCACAAGCGGCTGATGCATTACCTGTACGATGCCGGCGGCAATCTGGCGGTGGACTCATCCACCAGCGACCAGACCACCCATCTCAGCATCCCGGCCAACGGCGGCACGGCCAAGCTGACGGGGGCCGAACTGTCGCTGGAGCAGCGACTGGCCGTGCTGGCGCCCGCCCTGCCGTCGGGCATCGCCGATGTGGTGTCCCGCTTCGGCGTGGCCGGCACGCTCAGTTGGGAGACCACCGCGGTGCGGCTGGACAACGCCGATTTGGACACGGTGGAACGGGTGCAATACGCGCCCCGTTGGCTGGCCAGCCTGCAACTGCGCTACGACCAGGACCGCGTCCACGCCGCCTTGGATTATCGCTGGGCTGACGACTATGTGCAGTCCTACGGCACCGCCTCCGTCTCCGGCGGGGGTGTCACCATGGCCGGCAGCGCGCTGGACACCTGGGTGCGGCCGTCCCGCCGGTTGGACTTCAGCACCGCCTATGACGCCGGCGGTGGTTTGAGCGCCCGCCTGACCGTCCGCAATTTGGCCGGCAACCTGGCCTATCGTACCAGCATCGGCCGGCACAGCGACGCCGTCCTCCAGACCATCGACGCCGGCCGCAGTTTCGAGCTGGGCCTGCAACAGGATTTCTGA